One genomic segment of Brassica napus cultivar Da-Ae chromosome A3, Da-Ae, whole genome shotgun sequence includes these proteins:
- the LOC106434485 gene encoding probable plastid-lipid-associated protein 8, chloroplastic, producing MATAASSLTIASSFSEPRIQICSSKRTSLSLQYSIPYKANSRSRRRLVVSSVSAPKVELRTGPDDLISSLLSKVANSDGGVTLSPEQHKEVAQVAGELQKYCVSEPVKCPLIFGDWDVVYCSVPTSPGGGYRSVIGRLFFRTNEMIQGIDSPDIVRNRVSFTALGFLDGDVSLTGKLKVLDSEWVQVIFEPPELKVGSLEFKYGFESEVKLRITYVDEKLRLGLGSRGSLFVFRRRQ from the exons ATGGCTACGGCTGCTTCTTCCCTTACAATCGCGTCGTCGTTCTCCGAGCCCAGGATTCAGATCTGTTCCTCGAAGCGCACAAGCCTTTCACTCCAATACTCAATCCCGTATAAAGCCAATTCACGGAGCAGGAGGAGACTCGTGGTAAGCTCCGTTTCAGCGCCCAAAGTTGAGCTCCGTACTGGACCCGATGATCTCATTTCATCCCTCCTCTCTAAG GTTGCGAACAGTGATGGAGGCGTGACGCTTAGCCCTGAGCAACACAAGGAGGTGGCGCAAGTGGCTGGAGAGCTTCAAAAGTACTGTGTGAGCGAGCCTGTTAAGTGCCCTCTTATCTTCGGAG ATTGGGACGTGGTGTACTGTTCTGTACCGACATCTCCCGGTGGAGGCTACAGAAGCGTGATAGGGCGTCTCTTCTTCAGAACTAATGAGATGATTCAAGGCATTGATTCTCCTGATATCGTGAGGAACCGAGTTTCCTTTACTGCTTTGGGGTTTCTTGACGGAGACGTCTCCTTGACAG GGAAGCTGAAAGTGTTGGACAGTGAGTGGGTTCAGGTGATATTCGAGCCTCCGGAACTCAAGGTTGGTTCTCTGGAGTTTAAATATGGGTTTGAAAGCGAAGTGAAGCTTAGGATCACATACGTCGATGAGAAACTTAGGTTGGGATTAGGCTCTAGAGGATCGTTGTTCGTCTTCAGGAGGCGTCAGTAA